A genome region from Brachymonas denitrificans includes the following:
- a CDS encoding DUF1153 domain-containing protein: protein MSTLMEDDIKRWTAKRKTALVLEIIQGKTTVAEASRAFDLQPSELEQWVEEGKRGMENALRTNPLDVRQQYEKKLSDLQEAYGEAMLELRARKKLASLLGEEDEK, encoded by the coding sequence ATGAGTACCCTGATGGAAGACGATATCAAGCGCTGGACGGCCAAGCGTAAAACGGCCTTGGTCCTGGAGATCATCCAGGGCAAGACCACGGTGGCAGAGGCCAGCCGTGCCTTTGACCTGCAGCCTTCAGAGCTGGAGCAATGGGTGGAAGAAGGCAAACGTGGCATGGAGAATGCCTTGCGTACGAACCCGCTTGATGTGCGCCAGCAGTATGAGAAGAAGCTCAGTGACCTGCAGGAAGCCTACGGCGAAGCCATGCTGGAGCTGCGTGCCAGAAAAAAGCTGGCGTCCCTGCTGGGCGAAGAGGACGAGAAATGA
- a CDS encoding class I SAM-dependent methyltransferase has protein sequence MPHATSQASPWIRRFTPLIPAGASVLDVACGQGRHMRWLAEQGHAVLGVDRSAEALQTASQWGDTLQADLEDGSPWPLPGRQFGAVVVTNYLWRSLFPALLASVQPGGVLLYETFAHGNASVGRPSSPDFLLQPGELLQVLHEAGQEWRVVAYEDGFLSDPERFVQRVAAVREEPQQEPVRYPLQADVA, from the coding sequence ATGCCCCATGCCACCTCCCAGGCTTCGCCTTGGATTCGCCGTTTTACTCCGCTGATCCCCGCCGGTGCGTCGGTGCTGGATGTGGCCTGTGGCCAGGGTCGCCACATGCGCTGGCTGGCCGAGCAGGGCCATGCGGTGCTGGGCGTGGACCGCAGCGCCGAGGCCCTGCAGACCGCCAGCCAGTGGGGTGACACCCTGCAGGCTGATCTGGAAGATGGCAGCCCCTGGCCCTTGCCGGGGCGCCAGTTTGGTGCCGTGGTGGTGACCAACTATCTGTGGCGGTCCTTGTTTCCCGCTCTGCTGGCCAGCGTGCAGCCGGGCGGGGTGCTGTTGTACGAAACCTTTGCCCACGGCAATGCCAGCGTGGGTCGTCCATCCAGTCCGGATTTCCTGTTGCAGCCCGGAGAGTTGCTGCAGGTGCTACACGAGGCCGGCCAGGAATGGCGCGTGGTGGCCTATGAGGATGGCTTTCTGTCCGACCCGGAGCGCTTTGTGCAGCGCGTGGCAGCGGTACGGGAAGAGCCGCAGCAGGAGCCGGTGCGCTACCCCTTGCAGGCCGATGTCGCCTGA
- the aceA gene encoding isocitrate lyase, which translates to MTQLTREQQIAALEKDWAENPRWKLVKRGYSAADVVRLRGSLQPEYTLAKRGAEKLWEKVNGGAKKGYVNAFGAITAGQAMQQAKAGLEAVYLSGWQVAADGNTSETMYPDQSLYAYDSVPTMVRRINNTFKRADEIQWSRGVNPGDEGFVDYFLPIVADAEAGFGGVLNAFELMKNMIAAGAAGVHFEDQLAAVKKCGHMGGKVLVPTQEAIEKLISARFAADVMGVPTIVLARTDAEAANLLTSDYDANDKPFLTGERTQEGFYRVKNGLEQAISRGVAYAPYADLVWCETGTPDLGFAREFAQAVHAACPGKLLSYNCSPSFNWKKNLDDKTIAAFQDELSALGYKYQFITLAGIHINWYNTFQFAHAYARGEGMKHYTEMVQEPEFKAREQGYTFVSHQQEVGAGYFDDVTTVIQGGSSSVKALTGSTEEEQFH; encoded by the coding sequence ATGACCCAACTGACCCGCGAACAACAGATCGCCGCCCTGGAAAAAGACTGGGCCGAAAACCCCCGCTGGAAGCTCGTGAAGCGTGGCTACAGCGCCGCTGACGTGGTGCGCCTGCGCGGCAGCCTGCAGCCCGAGTACACGCTGGCCAAGCGCGGCGCCGAAAAGCTGTGGGAAAAGGTCAACGGCGGTGCCAAGAAGGGGTACGTGAACGCCTTCGGCGCCATCACTGCTGGCCAGGCCATGCAGCAGGCCAAGGCCGGTCTGGAAGCCGTGTACCTGTCTGGCTGGCAAGTCGCCGCTGACGGCAACACCTCCGAAACCATGTACCCCGACCAATCGCTGTACGCCTACGACTCCGTGCCGACCATGGTTCGCCGCATCAACAACACCTTCAAGCGTGCTGACGAAATCCAGTGGAGCCGTGGCGTGAACCCCGGTGACGAAGGCTTTGTGGACTACTTCCTGCCGATCGTGGCTGATGCTGAAGCCGGTTTCGGCGGCGTGCTGAACGCCTTCGAACTGATGAAGAACATGATTGCCGCTGGCGCTGCCGGCGTGCACTTCGAAGACCAGCTGGCTGCCGTGAAGAAGTGCGGCCACATGGGCGGCAAGGTGCTGGTTCCTACCCAGGAAGCCATCGAGAAGCTGATCTCTGCCCGTTTCGCAGCCGACGTGATGGGCGTGCCCACCATCGTTCTGGCCCGTACCGATGCTGAAGCAGCCAACCTGCTGACCAGCGACTACGACGCCAACGACAAGCCGTTCCTGACCGGCGAGCGCACGCAGGAAGGTTTCTACCGCGTGAAGAACGGTCTGGAGCAGGCCATCAGCCGTGGCGTTGCCTACGCTCCCTACGCTGACTTGGTGTGGTGCGAAACCGGTACGCCGGATCTGGGCTTTGCCCGTGAATTCGCCCAGGCCGTGCACGCTGCCTGCCCCGGCAAGCTGCTGTCCTACAACTGCTCTCCTTCCTTCAACTGGAAGAAGAACCTGGACGACAAGACGATTGCCGCCTTCCAGGACGAGCTGTCCGCACTGGGCTACAAGTACCAGTTCATCACGCTGGCCGGTATCCACATCAACTGGTACAACACCTTCCAGTTTGCCCACGCTTACGCCCGCGGCGAAGGCATGAAGCACTACACCGAAATGGTGCAGGAGCCGGAATTCAAGGCACGCGAGCAGGGCTACACCTTCGTGTCGCACCAGCAGGAAGTGGGCGCAGGCTACTTCGACGACGTGACCACCGTCATCCAGGGCGGTTCTTCCAGCGTGAAGGCCCTGACCGGTTCCACGGAAGAAGAGCAGTTCCACTAA
- a CDS encoding YnfA family protein: protein MEFLKTLGLFAATAVAEIVGCYLPWLWLRQGHSAWLLLPAALSLALFAWLLTLHPQASGRVYAAYGGVYISVALLWLWQVDGIRPAWTDWAGIGLCLAGMLVIMFGPRTA from the coding sequence ATGGAATTCCTGAAAACCCTGGGCCTGTTTGCCGCCACCGCCGTGGCAGAAATCGTTGGCTGCTATCTGCCCTGGCTCTGGCTGCGCCAGGGGCATAGCGCCTGGCTGTTGTTGCCGGCGGCCTTGAGCCTGGCGCTTTTTGCCTGGCTGCTGACGTTGCATCCGCAAGCCTCTGGCCGTGTCTATGCGGCCTACGGTGGCGTTTACATCAGTGTGGCGCTGCTCTGGCTGTGGCAGGTCGACGGCATCCGGCCGGCATGGACAGACTGGGCGGGTATCGGCCTGTGTCTGGCTGGCATGCTGGTGATCATGTTCGGGCCGCGTACGGCCTGA
- a CDS encoding IS3 family transposase — protein sequence MILDVQQGLAADGFHVSLVKLCRWFDLPRRTLYYRSVKSAPKVQEHLVAPIKVLIEEHPSFGYRTVAHLLGMNKNTVQRIFQLKGWQVRKRAVGFRPRIQALPSVAKAPDERWATDLCRAWTGKDGWASLALVIDCYSRELLGWHLSRSGKARTAESALEQALIARYGCLGKVKQPFLLRSDNGLVFTSRSYTALVKSYGLQQEFITPYSPEQNGMVERVIRTLKDQCVHRHRFETLQHASRVIGDWIRFYNHQRPHQALGMKTPAEAYALAA from the coding sequence ATGATCCTCGATGTGCAGCAGGGACTGGCAGCTGATGGTTTCCATGTCAGCCTGGTGAAGCTGTGCCGCTGGTTCGATCTGCCTCGCCGCACGCTGTACTACCGCAGCGTCAAGTCTGCCCCGAAGGTACAGGAGCACTTGGTGGCACCGATCAAGGTGTTGATAGAGGAGCATCCGTCCTTCGGGTATCGCACGGTAGCGCACCTGCTGGGGATGAACAAGAACACGGTGCAGCGCATCTTCCAGCTCAAGGGCTGGCAGGTGAGGAAGCGGGCCGTGGGGTTCAGGCCGCGCATCCAGGCCTTGCCGTCTGTGGCCAAGGCTCCGGATGAGCGCTGGGCGACAGATTTGTGCCGCGCCTGGACAGGCAAGGACGGATGGGCCTCTCTGGCTCTGGTGATCGACTGCTACAGTCGGGAACTGCTGGGCTGGCACTTGAGCCGCAGCGGCAAGGCCAGAACGGCAGAAAGTGCGCTGGAACAGGCCTTGATCGCCCGCTATGGCTGTTTGGGCAAGGTCAAGCAGCCGTTCTTGCTGCGCTCGGACAATGGGCTGGTGTTCACCAGCCGCAGTTATACGGCCCTGGTCAAAAGCTATGGGCTGCAGCAGGAGTTCATCACGCCGTACAGCCCGGAACAAAACGGCATGGTCGAGCGCGTGATCCGCACACTCAAGGACCAATGCGTGCACCGCCACCGGTTCGAGACGCTGCAACACGCCAGTCGTGTGATTGGCGACTGGATCCGCTTTTACAACCACCAGCGCCCACATCAGGCGCTGGGTATGAAGACCCCCGCTGAGGCTTATGCTTTAGCAGCCTGA
- a CDS encoding S1 family peptidase yields MQLAEHLKIIISGVTDANGDIVSWRHLGTAFHIGNGGLIATCSHIIRAKNDNETLFALDATNQRRYVPLEEIVCHPNYDFAVARIDGPGLHFPLIYSGENLYLGDDVLAFSYFNAGTAPPEHLPNFQGRLFKGHIASIFHQELRGVSPRTCEISFPSIAGFSGTPLLHPKDCVIGMLHGNSESTIELYKYEEFSDPSTKLSESIHRLVEFGLAHTAMDIRRFLAEMGINDIPPGPSQQALYTQFFP; encoded by the coding sequence ATGCAGTTAGCAGAGCACCTCAAGATCATCATTTCTGGCGTAACAGATGCAAACGGGGACATTGTTAGCTGGAGACATTTAGGAACGGCGTTTCACATTGGCAATGGTGGCCTGATTGCAACATGCAGCCATATAATCAGAGCCAAAAATGATAATGAAACGTTATTCGCACTTGATGCCACAAACCAGAGAAGATATGTCCCTCTGGAGGAAATAGTTTGCCACCCCAATTATGACTTCGCGGTTGCGCGAATTGATGGCCCGGGTCTTCACTTTCCTCTCATTTACTCTGGTGAAAATCTATACCTAGGAGATGATGTACTAGCATTTAGTTATTTCAATGCTGGCACAGCGCCTCCAGAACATCTACCAAATTTCCAGGGGCGTTTGTTTAAAGGGCATATAGCAAGTATTTTTCATCAAGAGCTACGTGGCGTATCGCCACGAACTTGTGAAATATCTTTCCCATCAATCGCAGGCTTTAGTGGTACGCCGTTACTCCACCCTAAAGATTGTGTCATTGGAATGCTGCATGGGAACAGCGAATCGACAATTGAGCTGTACAAGTATGAAGAATTTTCAGACCCATCCACAAAGCTAAGCGAATCGATACATAGGCTTGTTGAGTTCGGGCTGGCTCATACCGCCATGGATATTAGGCGTTTCTTAGCCGAAATGGGCATTAATGACATACCACCTGGACCCAGCCAGCAAGCCCTATACACTCAATTTTTCCCGTAA
- a CDS encoding integron integrase, whose protein sequence is MTPHTVYSTVDKLKPPKLLDQVREKLRLKHYSIRTEKQYVQWVRRFILFHGKRHPRDMGAPEVEAFLTHLSVEGNVAASTQNQALSALLFLYREVLKSTLPWMNEMVRAKRPARLPVVLTQIEVQAVLSRMQGPTLLLAQLLYGTGMRLMECMRLRVKDVDFERLEILVRDGKGGKDRVTMLPRTLAPALQQHLVWRRALYQDDLAAGKADVHLPHALAIKYPDASTQWGWQYIFVAAGFSTDPRSGVVRRHHLDEKQLQRAFKRAVQAAGFAKPATPHTLRHSFATHLLQAGYDIRTVQELLGHADVTTTMIYTHVLNKGGRGVSSPLDILQ, encoded by the coding sequence ATGACCCCGCATACAGTGTATAGCACAGTAGACAAGCTGAAGCCTCCGAAGCTGCTCGACCAGGTGCGCGAAAAGCTGCGACTTAAGCACTACAGCATACGCACCGAAAAGCAGTATGTCCAGTGGGTACGCCGCTTTATCCTGTTCCACGGCAAGCGCCACCCGCGCGACATGGGAGCGCCCGAAGTCGAAGCTTTTCTCACGCATTTGTCCGTGGAGGGCAACGTGGCCGCCTCCACGCAAAATCAGGCGCTTTCCGCCCTTCTTTTTCTCTACCGCGAAGTGCTGAAAAGCACCTTGCCCTGGATGAACGAAATGGTGCGTGCCAAACGTCCGGCCCGTCTCCCTGTGGTGCTCACACAGATCGAAGTGCAGGCGGTGTTGTCGCGCATGCAGGGGCCAACCTTACTGTTGGCCCAATTGCTGTATGGCACCGGCATGCGCCTGATGGAATGCATGCGTTTGCGCGTCAAAGACGTAGACTTTGAGCGGCTGGAAATCCTGGTTCGCGATGGCAAAGGTGGGAAGGATCGCGTCACCATGCTGCCTCGCACACTGGCTCCTGCCCTGCAACAGCATCTTGTATGGCGGCGCGCCCTGTATCAGGATGATCTGGCTGCCGGCAAGGCAGACGTCCATCTGCCGCATGCTCTGGCCATTAAATATCCAGACGCCTCCACCCAATGGGGGTGGCAATACATCTTTGTAGCAGCCGGATTTTCCACAGACCCGCGCAGCGGGGTAGTACGACGGCATCATCTCGATGAAAAGCAATTGCAAAGGGCTTTCAAGCGCGCAGTTCAGGCCGCGGGGTTTGCAAAACCTGCTACGCCGCACACATTACGGCACAGCTTTGCCACGCATCTGCTACAAGCCGGTTACGACATCCGCACCGTCCAGGAACTGCTGGGCCACGCCGACGTGACCACCACCATGATCTATACGCACGTGCTCAACAAGGGCGGCCGCGGAGTCTCCAGTCCGCTCGATATCCTGCAGTAA
- a CDS encoding FAD-dependent oxidoreductase, with amino-acid sequence MQSVPASLLPSPLFSSLHAPAHIGIAGAGVLGRLLAWQLARAGHKLTVIDPASGSTPDYQQPRAAGFTAAGMLSPLAELECADWNLAELGWWSINLWRVHVEQLRAVHQQDVYFAQRGSLLLAHGSDMGSAQRLLAGLQSKAPAEQGDVPLARSLGAQELQEMEPSVSRQLRGWLLEKEGQIHTVEALVGLVAAAEQCGAVFRWNTAAREVLPHAIDGERFDWVFDTRGLGARDGNTGSTATLPAADGNLPPFVHQLAAGSALPDQGMRGVRGEVFWLHAPGVELHRPVRLMHPRHRVYVVPRPGDMIVVGASEIESEDRSPVSLRSTVELLAAAHSVLPELTEARVVHMESNLRPALPDNMPLIQVTDGLTRINGLFRHGWLIAPALVENALQASGLAASR; translated from the coding sequence ATGCAATCCGTTCCTGCCTCCCTGCTTCCGTCTCCCCTCTTTTCTTCCCTGCACGCACCCGCGCATATCGGCATCGCCGGTGCTGGCGTACTGGGACGTTTGCTGGCCTGGCAGCTCGCCCGCGCCGGTCACAAGCTCACCGTGATCGACCCGGCTTCGGGCAGCACGCCGGATTATCAGCAGCCACGTGCTGCCGGTTTTACGGCTGCCGGCATGCTGAGCCCGCTGGCCGAGCTGGAATGCGCCGACTGGAATCTGGCCGAACTGGGCTGGTGGAGCATCAACCTGTGGCGCGTGCACGTGGAACAGTTGCGCGCCGTGCACCAGCAGGACGTGTACTTTGCCCAGCGCGGCAGCCTGCTGCTGGCACACGGCAGCGATATGGGCTCGGCCCAGCGCCTGCTGGCGGGGCTGCAAAGCAAGGCGCCCGCGGAACAGGGCGACGTGCCGCTGGCCCGGTCGCTGGGCGCGCAGGAACTGCAGGAAATGGAGCCCAGCGTTTCGCGCCAGTTGCGCGGCTGGTTGCTGGAGAAGGAAGGCCAGATCCACACGGTCGAGGCGCTGGTCGGACTGGTGGCGGCCGCCGAGCAATGTGGGGCCGTGTTCCGCTGGAACACCGCTGCGCGCGAGGTGCTGCCGCATGCCATCGATGGTGAACGCTTCGACTGGGTCTTCGACACACGAGGACTGGGCGCCCGCGATGGCAATACCGGCAGCACGGCTACCCTGCCTGCAGCCGATGGCAACCTGCCGCCTTTTGTCCATCAACTCGCCGCAGGCTCGGCGCTTCCCGACCAAGGGATGCGCGGTGTACGCGGTGAGGTGTTCTGGCTGCATGCTCCCGGCGTGGAATTGCATCGTCCGGTACGCCTGATGCACCCGCGCCATCGCGTCTACGTGGTACCGCGCCCCGGCGACATGATCGTGGTCGGCGCCAGCGAAATCGAGAGCGAAGACCGCAGCCCGGTCAGCCTGCGCAGCACGGTGGAGCTGCTGGCAGCGGCGCACAGTGTGCTGCCGGAGCTGACCGAAGCGCGTGTGGTGCACATGGAAAGCAACCTGCGCCCCGCCCTGCCGGACAACATGCCGCTGATCCAGGTGACCGATGGCCTGACTCGTATCAACGGTCTGTTCCGCCATGGCTGGCTGATTGCGCCCGCACTGGTGGAAAACGCGCTGCAGGCCAGCGGCCTGGCGGCCAGCCGCTGA
- the thiC gene encoding phosphomethylpyrimidine synthase ThiC: MNAPDHIPAPPADLNQLLTLTRDPLPASTKVYVPGQQAGVAVPMREIALTNGEQVTVYDTSGPYTDPKAEIDVRKGLPTVRSQWIEARGDSETYEGRLHHILDDGGKLDERDAERIEVLRREAAALQRQPRRAKAGGNVTQMHYARQGIITPEMEYIALRENGKREWMAEYQSDLNREMRLKGNGLGASIPKIITPEFVRDEVARGRAIIPANINHPEIEPMIIGRNFLTKINANIGNSAVTSSIEEEVEKLVWSIRWGADTVMDLSTGKNIHTTRDWIIRNSPVPIGTVPIYQALEKVGGIAEDLTWDIFRDVLIEQAEQGVDYFTIHAGVRLPYIHLTANRRTGIVSRGGSILAKWCIAHHKENFLYTHFEEICEIMKAYDVSFSLGDGLRPGSNDDANDEAQFAELRTLGELTQIAWKHDVQTMIEGPGHVPMHMIQANMDEQLKHCHEAPFYTLGPLTIDIAPGYDHISSAIGAAMIGWMGTAMLCYVTPKEHLGLPDRNDVKQGIIAYKIAAHAADIAKGHPGSRARDSAISKARFEFRWMDQFNLSLDPDTALAFHDETLPKDSSKVAHFCSMCGPKFCSMKITQEVRDYAAQKEAQEQGMAEKSAEFMAGGGEIYVPVPGAKA, from the coding sequence ATGAACGCGCCCGACCATATCCCCGCCCCGCCCGCAGACCTGAACCAGTTGCTCACGCTCACGCGCGATCCGCTGCCTGCCTCCACCAAGGTCTACGTGCCCGGCCAGCAGGCCGGCGTGGCCGTGCCCATGCGCGAGATCGCGCTGACCAACGGCGAGCAGGTCACCGTGTATGACACCTCGGGCCCCTACACCGATCCCAAGGCCGAGATCGACGTGCGCAAGGGCCTGCCTACAGTGCGCAGCCAGTGGATCGAAGCACGTGGCGACAGCGAAACCTACGAAGGCCGTCTGCACCACATCCTGGACGATGGCGGCAAGCTGGACGAGCGCGATGCCGAACGCATCGAAGTGCTGCGCCGCGAAGCCGCTGCCCTGCAGCGCCAGCCGCGCCGCGCCAAGGCCGGCGGCAACGTCACGCAGATGCACTATGCACGCCAGGGCATCATCACGCCCGAAATGGAGTACATCGCCCTGCGCGAGAACGGCAAGCGTGAGTGGATGGCCGAGTACCAGTCCGACCTGAACCGCGAAATGCGCCTGAAGGGCAATGGCCTGGGCGCCAGCATCCCCAAGATCATCACGCCCGAATTCGTGCGTGACGAGGTGGCCCGCGGCCGCGCCATCATCCCCGCCAACATCAACCACCCGGAAATCGAGCCGATGATCATCGGCCGCAACTTCCTCACCAAGATCAACGCCAACATCGGCAACTCGGCCGTCACTTCCAGCATCGAGGAAGAAGTCGAGAAGCTGGTGTGGTCGATCCGCTGGGGTGCGGACACCGTGATGGACCTGTCCACCGGCAAGAACATCCACACCACACGCGACTGGATCATCCGCAACAGCCCGGTGCCGATCGGTACCGTTCCGATCTACCAGGCACTGGAAAAGGTGGGCGGCATTGCCGAAGACCTGACCTGGGACATTTTCCGTGACGTGCTGATCGAACAGGCCGAACAGGGCGTGGACTACTTCACCATCCACGCCGGTGTGCGCCTGCCCTACATCCACCTGACGGCGAATCGCCGTACCGGCATCGTCAGCCGTGGCGGCTCCATCCTGGCCAAGTGGTGCATCGCCCACCACAAGGAAAACTTCCTGTACACGCACTTCGAAGAGATCTGCGAAATCATGAAGGCGTATGACGTGAGCTTCAGCCTGGGCGACGGCCTGCGCCCCGGCTCCAACGACGACGCAAACGACGAAGCCCAGTTCGCCGAACTGCGCACGCTGGGCGAGTTGACCCAGATCGCCTGGAAGCACGACGTGCAGACCATGATCGAAGGCCCCGGCCACGTGCCCATGCACATGATCCAGGCCAACATGGACGAGCAGCTCAAGCACTGCCACGAGGCGCCCTTCTACACCCTGGGCCCGCTGACCATCGACATCGCCCCCGGCTACGACCATATCAGTAGCGCCATCGGCGCTGCCATGATCGGCTGGATGGGCACCGCCATGCTGTGCTACGTGACGCCCAAGGAGCACCTGGGCCTGCCCGACCGCAACGACGTCAAGCAGGGCATCATTGCCTACAAGATCGCGGCGCACGCGGCAGACATTGCCAAGGGCCACCCCGGTTCGCGCGCACGCGATTCCGCCATCAGCAAGGCCCGCTTCGAATTCCGCTGGATGGACCAGTTCAACCTGAGCCTGGACCCGGACACGGCGCTGGCGTTCCACGATGAGACCTTGCCCAAGGATTCCAGCAAGGTGGCGCACTTCTGCTCCATGTGCGGACCCAAGTTCTGCTCGATGAAGATCACGCAGGAAGTGCGCGACTATGCGGCCCAAAAAGAGGCGCAGGAGCAAGGCATGGCCGAAAAGAGTGCAGAATTCATGGCAGGCGGCGGCGAGATCTACGTGCCGGTGCCCGGGGCGAAAGCCTGA
- a CDS encoding FABP family protein: protein MENIPKDIYTEPEPAVDTLANLGPLTGMAGIWVGTHGLDVNPKPNGPEKQAFIEHMELQPIDAQTNGPQLFYGLRYHTRIVKPDDVETFHDQVGYWLWEPATGTVIQTLSIPRGQAAMAVGRAEADARTFRLEAVRGSETNGIVSNPFLEYAFRTKSYIITVAINVDGTWSYEQDTVLIIPGQAEPFHHTDRNTLRKVGEPTPNPTAQAAATKLRKS, encoded by the coding sequence ATGGAAAACATCCCCAAAGACATCTACACGGAACCTGAGCCGGCAGTCGATACGCTCGCCAATCTGGGACCGCTCACCGGCATGGCAGGCATATGGGTGGGCACGCACGGCCTCGACGTCAATCCGAAGCCCAACGGCCCCGAAAAGCAGGCTTTCATCGAACACATGGAGTTGCAGCCGATCGATGCACAGACCAATGGGCCGCAATTGTTCTACGGACTGAGGTACCACACGCGGATCGTCAAGCCTGATGACGTCGAGACATTCCACGACCAAGTCGGCTATTGGCTATGGGAACCGGCGACGGGCACCGTGATCCAGACGCTTTCGATACCGCGCGGACAGGCAGCGATGGCCGTCGGCCGTGCCGAGGCCGATGCGAGAACGTTTCGCCTCGAGGCTGTCCGCGGGTCCGAAACAAACGGGATCGTGTCAAACCCGTTCTTGGAATATGCGTTCAGAACGAAGAGCTACATCATCACGGTTGCGATCAATGTCGATGGAACGTGGTCCTACGAACAGGACACTGTGTTGATCATCCCAGGCCAGGCGGAGCCGTTCCACCATACGGATCGCAACACGCTCCGGAAGGTCGGAGAGCCTACGCCCAATCCGACGGCGCAAGCGGCAGCGACCAAACTCCGGAAATCCTAG
- a CDS encoding DMT family transporter — protein MHSIPRPLALLCLAASMSLVGSYVALSKPLAMVFPVMLLAWLRFGIGGAAMLHWLRKPADEPPLTSRTRWLLFLESFFGNFLFTLCMIAGMRLTTAVAASVIMASIPAVVAVLGWLILRERMSLRILLSVLCAVGGVALLALGRDASPGGSTSQSSSWLGYALLFAAVVCEASYSIIGKLLTVSLSPKRITALINLWGLALSTPLGLYAAWQFDFAAVSAGIWTLLLFYALAACVGTVWLWMTGLKTIPASQAGVFTVMLPVGTAATGVIALGETLNAMQGLALAIALFGVLMATLPGRPQALPPVSS, from the coding sequence ATGCACAGCATCCCCCGCCCCCTCGCCCTGCTCTGCCTGGCTGCCAGCATGTCGCTGGTGGGCAGCTATGTGGCTTTGTCCAAACCGCTGGCCATGGTGTTTCCGGTGATGCTGCTGGCCTGGCTGCGTTTCGGCATCGGCGGTGCGGCCATGCTGCACTGGCTACGCAAGCCGGCAGACGAACCACCGCTCACGTCACGCACGCGCTGGCTGCTGTTTCTCGAGTCCTTTTTCGGCAACTTCCTGTTCACGCTGTGCATGATTGCCGGCATGCGGCTCACCACCGCTGTCGCAGCCAGCGTCATCATGGCCTCGATCCCGGCCGTGGTGGCCGTGCTTGGCTGGCTGATCCTGCGCGAGCGCATGAGCCTGCGCATCTTGCTGTCAGTACTGTGTGCGGTGGGGGGTGTGGCCTTGCTCGCCCTGGGCCGCGATGCTTCGCCGGGAGGCAGCACGTCGCAGTCGTCCTCCTGGCTGGGCTACGCGCTGCTGTTTGCCGCCGTGGTGTGCGAGGCCAGCTACTCCATCATCGGCAAGCTGCTCACGGTCTCGCTATCTCCCAAGCGCATCACGGCCCTGATCAATCTGTGGGGTCTGGCGCTGTCCACGCCGCTTGGGCTGTATGCCGCCTGGCAATTCGATTTTGCTGCCGTTTCTGCCGGCATCTGGACGCTGCTGCTGTTCTATGCGCTGGCGGCCTGCGTAGGCACGGTGTGGCTGTGGATGACCGGGCTGAAAACCATTCCGGCATCACAGGCTGGCGTGTTCACGGTGATGCTGCCGGTCGGCACGGCAGCCACGGGAGTGATCGCACTGGGCGAAACACTCAACGCCATGCAGGGCCTGGCGCTGGCGATCGCCCTTTTTGGCGTGCTGATGGCTACCCTGCCCGGCCGCCCGCAGGCCTTGCCGCCGGTGTCAAGCTGA
- a CDS encoding carboxymuconolactone decarboxylase family protein has translation MSGIPSYKAHTKDISGHLAGFRAAQPDLMKAFGEMSAAATRDGVLDAKTKELIALALAVAAHCDACIGFHVKALVKLGATQQEVEETLGMCVYMGGGPSLMYTANALAAFKEFTAQA, from the coding sequence ATGAGCGGTATTCCCAGCTACAAGGCCCACACCAAGGACATTTCCGGCCATCTGGCCGGCTTCCGTGCGGCCCAGCCCGACCTGATGAAGGCCTTCGGTGAGATGTCTGCTGCAGCCACGCGCGATGGCGTGCTCGATGCCAAGACCAAGGAGTTGATTGCCCTGGCCCTGGCCGTTGCGGCCCATTGCGATGCCTGCATCGGCTTTCACGTGAAGGCGCTGGTCAAGCTCGGCGCCACGCAACAGGAAGTGGAAGAAACGCTGGGCATGTGCGTGTACATGGGCGGTGGCCCGTCCCTGATGTACACCGCCAACGCCCTGGCCGCGTTCAAGGAATTCACGGCCCAGGCCTGA
- a CDS encoding YgaP family membrane protein → MNVGGIDRILRIAVGLILILGTPQLLGYIGSNWAWLGLLPLLTGLLRTCPAYKLIGMNTCPMKK, encoded by the coding sequence ATGAACGTTGGTGGTATCGACCGCATCCTGCGCATTGCCGTAGGCCTGATCCTGATCCTGGGCACGCCCCAACTGCTCGGCTATATCGGCAGCAACTGGGCATGGCTCGGCCTGCTGCCCCTGCTGACCGGCCTGCTGCGCACCTGCCCTGCTTATAAGCTGATCGGCATGAACACCTGCCCGATGAAGAAGTGA